The following proteins are encoded in a genomic region of Flammeovirga pectinis:
- a CDS encoding SIR2 family protein, whose protein sequence is MINSNTPSKREILTASAIQEIIEQHKSQLSFVFGNGINRYFSKENITWDKLLIELWNKYSKKAKFENQIFKGISFTEFYDAIDIQNTTKKNFSATIQKDVKNTMSLWKHNDDQNIILNKIRALNAPILTTNFDDLIPKSAQLKPYKIPYKGFSDYYPWNCYFSDKKLKNPIDGFGVWYLNGMIKYHRSIKLGLSQYMGNVERVRKMMYQNRGAIGKEEKLAKNWNGYPTWLHIIFNKSLFIIGLGLEENEVFFRWLLIERAKYFKAFPKQKKDGWYITVKKEDDSFLGKKFFLESVGIKVLEVDNYETIYKHIWQ, encoded by the coding sequence ATGATAAACAGTAACACTCCTTCAAAAAGAGAAATTCTAACAGCTTCAGCAATACAAGAGATTATTGAACAACATAAATCTCAACTCTCATTTGTGTTTGGGAATGGTATAAACCGTTATTTCAGTAAAGAAAATATTACTTGGGATAAACTATTGATAGAACTTTGGAACAAGTACAGTAAGAAAGCTAAATTTGAAAATCAGATTTTTAAAGGTATATCATTTACTGAGTTTTATGATGCTATAGACATTCAGAATACAACCAAAAAGAACTTTAGTGCTACCATTCAAAAGGATGTAAAAAACACTATGAGTTTATGGAAACATAACGATGATCAAAATATCATTCTAAATAAAATACGTGCTTTGAATGCGCCTATTCTAACTACTAATTTTGACGATCTAATTCCGAAATCTGCTCAACTTAAGCCCTATAAAATACCTTATAAAGGGTTTTCTGATTACTATCCTTGGAACTGCTATTTTAGCGATAAAAAACTAAAAAATCCTATAGATGGTTTTGGTGTTTGGTACCTAAATGGCATGATAAAATACCACAGAAGTATTAAACTAGGGTTATCTCAGTATATGGGTAATGTTGAGAGAGTTAGAAAAATGATGTATCAAAATAGAGGTGCAATTGGTAAAGAAGAAAAACTTGCTAAAAATTGGAACGGCTACCCTACTTGGTTACATATTATTTTTAATAAATCGTTATTCATTATTGGTTTAGGTTTAGAAGAAAATGAAGTGTTTTTTAGATGGCTATTAATAGAACGAGCCAAATACTTTAAAGCCTTTCCTAAGCAAAAAAAAGACGGCTGGTACATTACAGTTAAAAAAGAAGATGACAGTTTCTTAGGTAAAAAATTCTTTTTAGAATCTGTAGGAATAAAAGTACTAGAAGTAGACAATTACGAAACTATTTACAAACACATTTGGCAATAA
- a CDS encoding polysaccharide lyase family 7 protein: MNNQSSKVKTIALKLSFLLCGLGAMSSCNQKDEMGALEQEDQIVKGSSARTAVSIANNSFESSWSSWNDTDPSSISGEGNSGSKSAKITGAGGKFTQEVDVQSNTTYELSAYVKGGWRLAAYVNGEKTSRSGTASSWEQEVITFSTGSASTVTIAGEYNSSEGRFDDFTLESTDGETTTPPSTSNEQLEVAGVTASANDGNVPANTIDESLSTRWSANGNGQWILYDLGSVKNISSLKVAWFKGNARSSTFEVLTGDATTDLAVVHSGVSSGSSLELEEVSLSNASGRYLKIIGYGNSSNTWNSITETEIYGTDGDGDGVDPTDPVEPVDPPSTGGYPYDILNLQGWKLNAFSGSLNSPKFVDNTPNLDTYSNDNWFFTDGDWVSFKCYAGYPTSSGSGNPRTELREMNSSGSNEIEWDGDSGTNRMEWKVRVDQLPSSGKVCFGQIHGPSDTFDDVIRVQFQGDANQSSGSVRLKIMGWVTEKNDDNEGDFIDGNWTVGGEMHFRLIFENTNVVLYNISSSGSATEIYRFNGCGSNGNYFKAGTYLQSMKGKSLDTSDFGQVSISYLNITH; the protein is encoded by the coding sequence ATGAACAACCAGTCGAGTAAAGTAAAAACAATAGCTCTAAAGCTATCTTTTCTGTTATGCGGATTAGGAGCAATGTCTAGCTGTAATCAAAAAGATGAAATGGGTGCTCTTGAACAAGAGGATCAAATAGTAAAAGGAAGTTCTGCAAGAACAGCAGTTTCAATTGCTAACAATAGCTTTGAAAGTAGCTGGTCTAGTTGGAATGATACAGATCCCTCTTCAATATCTGGAGAAGGAAACTCAGGAAGTAAGTCTGCAAAAATAACTGGTGCAGGTGGTAAATTTACACAAGAAGTAGATGTACAATCCAACACCACTTATGAGTTATCTGCCTATGTGAAAGGTGGATGGCGTTTAGCTGCTTATGTAAATGGAGAAAAAACTTCTAGAAGTGGAACAGCTTCATCTTGGGAACAAGAAGTGATAACGTTCTCTACAGGAAGTGCCTCTACAGTAACAATTGCTGGAGAGTATAATAGTAGTGAAGGTCGTTTTGATGATTTTACTTTAGAATCTACAGACGGAGAAACAACTACACCTCCATCTACTTCTAATGAACAACTAGAAGTAGCAGGTGTAACTGCTTCTGCAAACGATGGAAATGTTCCTGCAAATACTATTGACGAAAGTTTATCTACACGTTGGTCTGCAAATGGAAACGGACAGTGGATACTTTATGATTTAGGAAGTGTAAAAAACATTTCTTCTTTAAAAGTTGCTTGGTTTAAAGGTAACGCTCGCTCGAGTACATTCGAAGTATTAACTGGAGATGCTACAACAGATTTAGCTGTTGTTCATTCTGGTGTATCTAGTGGGTCTTCTTTAGAATTAGAAGAAGTTTCATTATCGAATGCAAGCGGTAGATATTTAAAAATTATAGGGTACGGAAACTCATCTAATACATGGAATAGTATTACAGAAACAGAAATTTATGGTACAGATGGCGATGGTGATGGCGTTGACCCTACAGATCCTGTAGAGCCAGTAGACCCTCCATCAACAGGTGGTTATCCATATGATATTTTGAACTTACAGGGATGGAAATTAAACGCTTTCTCTGGATCACTTAATAGCCCTAAGTTTGTAGATAATACACCAAATTTAGATACATATTCTAATGATAATTGGTTCTTTACAGATGGCGATTGGGTATCGTTTAAATGTTATGCAGGCTATCCTACATCTTCTGGATCAGGAAATCCAAGAACAGAATTAAGAGAAATGAATTCTTCTGGATCTAATGAGATTGAATGGGACGGTGATTCTGGAACAAACAGAATGGAATGGAAAGTTCGTGTAGATCAATTACCAAGTTCAGGAAAAGTATGTTTTGGACAAATTCATGGTCCATCTGATACATTTGATGATGTAATTCGTGTTCAATTCCAAGGTGATGCTAACCAATCTTCTGGTTCAGTTCGCTTAAAAATTATGGGATGGGTTACTGAAAAGAATGATGATAATGAAGGCGACTTTATTGATGGAAATTGGACAGTAGGTGGAGAAATGCACTTCCGTTTAATTTTCGAAAATACGAATGTTGTTTTGTATAACATCTCAAGCAGTGGTTCTGCTACAGAAATTTATAGATTTAATGGTTGTGGTAGTAATGGAAATTACTTTAAAGCCGGAACGTATTTACAATCTATGAAAGGAAAATCATTGGATACTTCTGATTTTGGGCAAGTATCAATTAGTTATTTAAATATAACACACTAA
- a CDS encoding helix-turn-helix domain-containing protein, giving the protein MSDNHTYIEFDKKKTVTSDFDIISLEEILQNSEHNKIHQINFFALIFITEGEGIHTIDFKNYAYSKGGILTLKKGQVHQFHKSNAKGFILLFTEEYIANLFESSSSINISELFNGYLFKQHNQIDLIQFNTFTQLINQLRVELLSAQDEEGKKIIHNFLQIIILKIKRIRSYSIIPEIDTQYISQFIKFQELVEEYHPKSRSVKYFADKLSITSKMLNLITYNICKETTKKVIDEITLLCIKRLLVNPNLSVKDAAHKSGFIEPNNFFKFFKKSTFQTPYNFKNLYQ; this is encoded by the coding sequence ATGAGCGATAACCATACTTACATTGAATTTGACAAGAAAAAAACAGTTACCTCTGATTTTGATATTATTTCTTTAGAAGAAATTCTTCAAAATTCCGAGCATAATAAAATACACCAAATAAACTTTTTTGCTCTAATTTTTATAACGGAAGGTGAAGGAATTCACACTATTGATTTCAAGAATTATGCGTATTCAAAAGGAGGAATACTTACATTAAAAAAAGGACAAGTACATCAATTTCATAAAAGTAACGCAAAAGGTTTCATCTTACTTTTTACAGAAGAGTATATTGCTAATTTATTTGAAAGTAGCAGTTCTATAAATATCTCTGAACTATTTAATGGGTACTTATTTAAGCAACATAATCAAATTGATCTTATTCAATTTAATACATTTACACAGTTAATAAACCAACTTAGAGTAGAATTATTAAGTGCTCAAGATGAAGAAGGCAAAAAGATTATACATAACTTTTTGCAAATTATTATTCTCAAAATAAAAAGAATTAGATCTTACTCTATAATCCCAGAAATTGATACTCAATATATATCTCAGTTTATCAAATTTCAGGAGCTTGTAGAAGAGTACCACCCTAAAAGTAGAAGCGTTAAATATTTTGCGGATAAGTTAAGTATCACTTCTAAAATGCTCAACCTAATTACCTATAACATTTGTAAGGAGACTACTAAAAAAGTAATTGATGAAATCACGCTACTTTGTATAAAACGATTATTAGTTAATCCAAATTTATCTGTAAAAGATGCTGCTCATAAATCTGGTTTTATAGAGCCAAATAACTTTTTCAAATTCTTCAAAAAAAGTACTTTTCAAACACCTTATAATTTTAAAAATCTTTATCAATAA
- a CDS encoding DUF4231 domain-containing protein translates to MENQHKITILHEEIKNQINKTVKRSKENKLKGFGIYIAISILSALITFLVAIKESIPSTPENIDLINFSIKSFILLAGVNITILSAWEGFYNHKQLWLNYSETASQLKNLDFKIRLLSDEEKNNNEVIINLRLELEAILNNARSKWKDLRVEEASMKD, encoded by the coding sequence ATGGAGAACCAACATAAAATCACTATTCTACACGAAGAGATAAAAAATCAAATAAATAAAACGGTAAAACGAAGCAAAGAAAATAAGCTTAAAGGCTTTGGTATTTATATTGCCATTTCTATTTTGTCTGCTTTAATCACTTTTCTTGTAGCCATAAAGGAGAGTATTCCTTCTACACCAGAAAATATAGATTTAATCAACTTCTCAATAAAGTCTTTTATTCTATTAGCAGGGGTTAATATAACAATTCTATCTGCCTGGGAGGGTTTTTACAACCATAAACAATTGTGGTTAAACTATAGTGAAACAGCCAGTCAACTTAAAAATCTTGACTTCAAAATTCGCTTATTATCCGATGAGGAAAAGAACAATAACGAAGTTATAATTAATCTTAGATTAGAGTTAGAAGCAATCCTAAATAATGCCCGTTCAAAATGGAAAGATTTAAGGGTTGAAGAAGCTTCTATGAAAGATTAG
- a CDS encoding sulfatase-like hydrolase/transferase, with product MKTKILKHYLGAILFLLTTNVYVIGSTPTPSKIKRPNILFILMDDLGYADVGFMPNSAKDILTPNIDKLANQGTIFTSAYVAHPFCGPSRTSILTGKMPHTLGAQFNLAAFSGNGIDDTETFISDELQSSGYYTGAIGKWHLGEEEKYHPTSRGFDYFYGFLGGGHEYFSKSWVKSETYNPAIAKVGDYHYDYNRPMMENTTYVPTDKEQYVTDILTDAGLEFIEDASKKEAPFYLYLSYNAPHTPLQAQGKDIKQLQETLGEDAAANGSERLTYTAMMYNVDYNIKRVVEKLKSTGQFDNTLIIFLSDNGGKYTKGANNQPLKGKKGDAYEGGFRVPMFMHWPNGNVPKGEINSNNFSALDFYPTLAHLGGVEIPSSKIYDGVDAWEGIVNNKNSRNDKPIFVMRHQHNRNWTGVVQDNYKLHSLGNGKWALYDLCEDIGEENNIASLHPEIVTSMKEAVYQWTWTWEKHRPEFFDSPRYGFEESWNTSNMPNFGKTFGEIYDRKDYVSIPKKADL from the coding sequence ATGAAAACAAAAATTTTAAAACACTACTTAGGGGCAATCCTATTTCTACTAACTACAAACGTTTATGTTATAGGTAGCACACCTACGCCTTCTAAAATAAAAAGGCCAAATATTCTTTTTATTTTAATGGATGATTTAGGGTATGCTGATGTTGGGTTTATGCCAAATTCCGCTAAAGACATACTCACTCCTAACATTGATAAACTTGCCAATCAAGGAACAATATTTACATCTGCTTATGTGGCTCATCCATTTTGTGGACCAAGCAGAACAAGTATTCTAACGGGTAAAATGCCCCATACATTAGGTGCTCAATTTAATCTTGCTGCTTTTTCTGGAAACGGAATTGACGACACTGAAACGTTTATTAGCGATGAGTTACAATCTTCAGGATATTATACTGGAGCTATAGGAAAATGGCATTTAGGCGAAGAAGAAAAATACCATCCTACTAGTAGAGGCTTCGATTATTTTTATGGTTTTTTAGGTGGTGGACATGAATACTTTTCTAAGTCTTGGGTGAAAAGCGAAACATATAACCCTGCTATTGCAAAAGTTGGAGATTACCACTACGACTATAATAGACCAATGATGGAAAATACTACATATGTTCCCACAGACAAAGAACAATATGTAACAGATATTTTAACAGATGCTGGATTAGAATTTATAGAAGATGCATCTAAAAAAGAGGCTCCATTCTATCTCTATTTGTCGTATAATGCTCCTCATACTCCATTACAGGCACAAGGAAAAGACATTAAGCAATTACAAGAAACACTTGGTGAAGATGCCGCTGCAAATGGTTCTGAAAGACTTACTTACACAGCCATGATGTATAACGTAGATTATAACATAAAAAGAGTTGTAGAAAAATTAAAGAGTACTGGCCAATTTGATAATACGTTAATTATTTTCTTAAGTGATAATGGGGGGAAATATACAAAAGGAGCAAACAACCAACCTCTAAAAGGGAAAAAGGGAGATGCTTATGAAGGTGGTTTTAGAGTACCTATGTTTATGCATTGGCCTAATGGTAATGTCCCAAAAGGAGAAATAAATAGCAATAACTTTTCTGCTCTTGATTTTTACCCTACTCTTGCTCATTTAGGTGGCGTAGAAATTCCTTCATCAAAAATTTATGACGGTGTAGATGCTTGGGAGGGTATTGTTAATAATAAAAACTCTAGAAATGATAAGCCCATTTTTGTAATGCGCCATCAGCATAATAGAAATTGGACGGGTGTTGTACAAGATAATTATAAACTGCACTCTCTTGGAAATGGGAAATGGGCTCTTTATGATCTTTGCGAAGACATTGGAGAAGAAAACAATATTGCTAGTCTACATCCTGAAATTGTCACTTCTATGAAGGAGGCTGTCTATCAATGGACATGGACTTGGGAAAAACATCGTCCAGAATTCTTTGACAGTCCAAGATATGGATTTGAAGAATCTTGGAATACATCTAACATGCCTAATTTTGGTAAAACTTTTGGCGAAATTTATGATCGAAAAGATTATGTAAGTATCCCTAAAAAAGCAGATCTATAA